A window of Borrelia sp. A-FGy1 contains these coding sequences:
- a CDS encoding aminopeptidase, whose protein sequence is MEKDLIKYAELIILKGINLQKNQCVLITGSIKNYDFLKILTKKAYEHGAKYVELNIEDTDILKTRLRYSSEDLLEFIPRFKYNFFEEIIDEKWAKIRIDDTENLDGLKDIDSKKLLTYFRQLRLASKQVSAATMNNELSWCVACAPGPKWASKVLNKPKNQKTLEEFFEIQKKILLLDTENPIKAWEDHGIKLHQRCKILNKLKLKKLIFKNQKTNLEVYLLDASIWTGGSEKIKGTDIEFNANLPTEEVFTTPDYKKTNGIMYVTRPVMILGNLINGIWIEFSDGKLVNFGCDDEQSRKILKKHIETDAQAKYIGEVALVDSNSPIYQSGLTFYSILYDENASCHIALGNAYSSCLSNEEKLKTDIEKLNYGCNVSLIHTDFMIGSNDINVIGIDKKGIEHIIIQNGKFVI, encoded by the coding sequence ATGGAAAAAGACTTAATAAAATATGCAGAACTCATTATTTTAAAAGGAATTAATTTACAAAAAAATCAATGTGTATTAATTACAGGCTCAATCAAAAATTATGATTTTTTAAAAATCCTTACAAAAAAAGCTTATGAACATGGCGCAAAGTATGTAGAACTAAATATTGAAGATACTGATATCTTAAAAACCAGATTAAGATATTCATCAGAAGATTTATTAGAATTTATTCCAAGATTTAAGTACAATTTTTTTGAAGAAATAATAGATGAAAAGTGGGCAAAGATACGAATTGATGATACAGAAAATTTAGATGGATTAAAAGATATTGATAGTAAAAAATTATTAACATACTTTAGGCAATTAAGACTAGCATCTAAGCAAGTTTCAGCTGCAACAATGAACAATGAATTATCTTGGTGTGTAGCTTGTGCACCAGGACCAAAATGGGCCTCAAAAGTTTTAAATAAACCTAAAAATCAAAAAACATTAGAAGAATTCTTTGAAATTCAAAAGAAAATACTATTACTTGATACAGAAAACCCAATAAAGGCTTGGGAAGATCATGGAATTAAACTTCATCAAAGATGCAAAATTTTAAATAAACTTAAACTAAAAAAATTAATTTTTAAAAACCAGAAAACAAACCTAGAAGTATACCTTTTAGATGCTTCCATTTGGACAGGAGGAAGTGAAAAGATAAAAGGAACAGATATTGAATTTAATGCAAACTTACCAACAGAAGAGGTTTTCACAACTCCAGATTATAAAAAAACAAATGGCATCATGTACGTTACTCGACCAGTTATGATACTTGGAAACCTAATAAATGGGATATGGATAGAATTTAGTGACGGGAAATTAGTTAATTTTGGATGTGATGACGAACAATCAAGAAAAATACTTAAAAAGCACATAGAAACTGATGCACAAGCAAAATACATAGGTGAAGTTGCATTAGTAGACAGCAATTCTCCAATTTATCAAAGTGGACTTACATTCTACAGCATACTATATGATGAGAATGCGAGTTGTCATATTGCATTAGGCAATGCTTATTCTTCTTGCTTAAGCAATGAAGAAAAATTAAAAACGGATATTGAAAAATTGAATTATGGATGTAACGTTTCTTTAATTCATACTGATTTTATGATTGGAAGTAATGATATAAATGTTATCGGAATTGATAAAAAGGGCATAGAACATATAATAATACAAAATGGAAAATTCGTAATATAA
- a CDS encoding divergent PAP2 family protein: protein MIKELFTNTLFLSCFVSGIVAQVIKYTIQTMKTKKLKLNPTCLMKSIFLETGGMPSSHSSTVTALATSIFITEGINTSFIISLAFALITIRDSFGVRYMAGVQAEYLNDLSEQLKTAIEIEPLKIKVVKGHKKKEVFTGVLIGIISAWAVCHRII from the coding sequence ATGATAAAAGAGTTATTTACAAATACCCTTTTCTTATCTTGCTTTGTATCTGGAATTGTTGCGCAAGTTATTAAATATACTATTCAAACAATGAAAACAAAAAAACTTAAATTAAACCCAACATGCCTTATGAAAAGTATATTCTTAGAAACAGGAGGCATGCCCAGCAGTCACTCCTCAACAGTTACAGCTCTTGCAACATCTATATTTATAACAGAAGGAATAAATACCAGTTTTATTATATCTCTTGCTTTCGCTTTAATAACAATAAGAGATTCCTTTGGGGTTAGATACATGGCAGGAGTTCAAGCAGAATACCTTAATGACTTATCTGAACAATTAAAAACTGCAATTGAAATCGAGCCCTTAAAAATTAAAGTGGTTAAAGGACACAAAAAAAAGGAAGTATTTACAGGAGTGCTTATTGGTATAATTTCTGCATGGGCAGTATGTCATCGAATAATATAA